AGCAAGAAGCTAGGCAGATTCTTGGTGTCTCTGAGCAAACTGCTTGGGAGGAGATTTTGAAGGTCTATATTGCTtgcatatttatcttttttcaatGTTTAGGTTCTAAAGCATCCTTTCATCTGCTGCAGAAATACGACACTTTGTTTGAGAGGAATGCCAAGAATGGGAGCTTTTACCTACAGTCGAAGGTTCATAGAGCCAAGGAATGTCTAGAGTCTGTGTATCGAGATAAAGGTCAGGGTACCCCTAGTTGAAAACTTGGTGGAGGTCTCTTTGCATATAGTATACCTTGCCCctttatgactttttttttttctaaaaaaaaaaaaaaaaaaacctgtccTTGCCCCTTTTACTGTATAATTAACATTATAGTCTTATGGATGGCCTGAATATTGTACCCATGAGTTGCAAAGTGGTAGTCTTATAGTCAACCTGGTAGTTGCAAAGTAGTCCAATAAAAATGGCTGCCTGTAAGATTGAATTTTTGAATTCTACCGCGATCGACCTGTTTATGGAATTGTGTATAATTCCAAGATGATTCTTTTTGTCAATTCTTCTGGAGCATTGCTATTCATAAGcccatacaccacacaccataattttttttattttttcaaagttttttttggctttattattcttaaaataattaaattattttacttataatacatataccacacatttgataagagaataaaattaaaaaaattataaaaatgatggtgtgtggtgtatgaggcttaggaatagaatttttcttctgaTGAATAAGCTGTCTCTGAATCAAAAGGACCGACCtaatgtatttttacaaaatgGACGTGTTTATGTGATgtcccgactcccacgtatagAAAtgcgggaatcgtgacgtcgggatgatgacaacactcgtcacacatcccaacgataagtgctcaagtgtgtgcaacatgcaagaaatgcacaacaaaagtcgcagcggttaattaaaaattagttAACTAAGTAcgagaaatttaaatacagatatccaaaataaattgcttttaaaaaagttatacagttatctaatataaatgaaatacaaaccaaatacaaAGTCAAAAAGTGGGAGACAAATCTCAATACACGAGCAAGTGATCTCAAATCACTTCTCCggtggagccgaatcctcaggctcttcgtcctcatctgtatcaaaatctgcgataccataaaaacGGTATCGCAGGCTATCAAATACCGTGAGATTatgaatctcagcaagtaatcaatCAGGCAACcaaagagataaaaatgcattaatgcagctaacaaacatgagtacatgacgaaacacaaatgtaacccaaaatctcatttttttcgaaaatgattattttacaatgcatgccaaaaatctcatttgaccaaaatcacgccatgaataatatcctttatttttccaaaaaatgtgctcgtaaccattaaatcataaatcGACAACATTATCATTTTTCGGACACTgcaggcgggaatcacaggcgggactctaccatcaTCCCTATCGCATGTAccataggtgggaatcacaggcgggactataccaccatccatgtttaccaccatctctaccgcgtgtaccgtaggtgggaatcacaagCAGGACTATACCATGTCAAAattgctcttgataccatgacGAAATCACCACATAAACACcccaacagaagaaaaaaaaattaaaacagacAAGTATTTGAAattgctcttgataccatgtcaaaataCTAGAGAAACCATAAAATTGGAAGAGAACTTTGGAAAACTTACCCTCTGACTTTAGCCCCTTTCATTATATCGTAAATTTCATCAATACACGGAAGTATATGCTATACACAGAGTCTAATTGATTCTTAATATTCAGCATCTATACATGTTAAGATAATTTGTACAGCTAATATTAACAAAGTCCTAAATTATATAAACTCCTAAAATTGTATAAGGTAACAAATGCATCATCCATGAAAACTTTGAAGTGTGCGGCAATGTCCGTAAACATCAATTCTTATTGTTTCAGTTCCCATCCATGAATACCTCATCCACCGTGAAGTTAAGCTTGATTTGTTATTTGACACTCGAGAAGTTTTTCATGGGGTCGCCATATCATGAATCTTTTCATGTATCAGTCATGCAACTCTTTCTTCATTTTGGGTTGGGAACAATGATATAGACACAAGTTTTATCCAATTATCACTGGACCTACTTATATGACACTTCCATACAATAATACAATTTCATTCACGGGCTTTACATTTTGGacaatgtgttttcttatatacatTCAATGTACTTAGTTTCTCATTTTAATATACATTCAAtgtaccaccatccctacagcatgcaccgtaggcgagaatcacaggcgagactataccaccatccctaccgcgtgcaccgtaggcgagaattACAGACGAGAccataccaccatccctacagttccttttcacacaagaggtacttatcagagcattgtaggcgggaatcacaggtgggactctatCATCATCCCTGTTTACCATCATCCCTATTGCATGCACCATAGGCGAGAATCACAAGCACtacaccaccatccctaccgcgtgcaccgtaggcgggaatcgctggcgagactataccaccatccctacagcctcttttcctttctctcaaaccagtcaatccagtcatttcaaatatactcaaaatcatttctcatatgaaaaccaaatattttaagtatatacatgaacatgtatgcaattatgtgaAAACCCTGTTTTCAGtaacaaacatgaacatgtgtgcaaatatgcaatgtacataatacaacacaatatccaacaaccaacaaatcacaacatagtccaataatacaaacaactccatcatccaatccatccgacccccttactcctcggactcagtctggcacaaccaaccaattcgcagtaaatatgagttagtgcaaaaatacatttaaatctcaaaagttttttggaaaaatacttacagtgctataatataatttttgaaagatcacggaggtgctagaagtgacGGCACAataacgtaacagtgcaaaatgcattatggcagtgggtctcaaaatgctagattttgaacggggacaaacgaagacttgagattactcgggaagggcttagggatgttggtgaagctaatggtggtggtggttggccgtgggtggcggcgtggagggcggttgaagtccaaaaagtcTAAAACAGAAATGGAGTTGAATGGGCTTCACcgatggcggatcggagctgaggatgagtgggttaggtagctgagGGGTAGCCAGTGAAGTGGTGAAaaggtggtggccaatggcggcgcgacggcggcgcaagaGTACAAGGAGAGCcgcggcttgaagccgtgcatAGGGACTCACGGTGGCGCGAGAGGGGCTGGGAACGGAGGGAGATGGTCGCCGACTAGAGGGGAAGAGGTTAGGAGGGGCGGTGACGATCACAAAGGCACACGGTGGCACAAGGTGGAGGACGATGCAcggacggggagagagagagggattcgcgcgtgggagaagagagagaggagaaaaagaaaagaagaagaaaagaaaaagaggaaaagaaaaaaggaaaaagaaatagcgaggaaaagaaatgaggtccaatcctcacatcttgggtcacaaaaatgatccaacaaaaataatttcaaaacaacgagttaaataaaataatttaaacgtagtgactaaataaaaataaaataattaaatccaacaataaactaatttaaaataaagagtaatttaaataatgaacaataattaattacaagaaaacatattgaattaacaattaaaaatcttaaaataatataacgtaaatcatctaaaatttaaaacaaaaaagtccataatcttaataaatgcaataatttacTTTGTCAgaatacacgtaaatacggggtatcacagtTTATATTCTCGTCCAAAACTACAAGTAAAAGAACAATTCGCTTATATTTCCTTTTGTCTTCTGAGGTTGATTCATTGTGATTGAATTGAactttatatttcttttcttgaaacttcTCCTAGTAATGCTGTCAAAATACTAGAGAAACCAGAAAATTCGAAGAGAACTTTAGAAAACTTACTCTATGACTTTAGCCCCTTTCATTATATCGTAAATTCCATCAATACACGGAAGTATATGCTATAGAGTCTAATTGATTTCTAATATTCAGCATCTATACATGGTAAGATAATCTGTACAACTAATATTAACAGAGTCTTAAATTGTATAAACTCCTAAAATTGTATAGGGTAACatccccctcaaattgatgttaAGTCAACCAATAACAATTTGTCAACAAGAAATTGATGTTGCTGTCGAGTCAGCTTTGGTGAAGACATCAGCCACTTGGATATCAGAAGATATGTGAGGAAAAGATATCACCCAACTTTCTAAGATGTCTCGAATAGAATGACAATCAACCTCAATGTGCTTGGTGCGTTCATGGAAAACGGGATTGGTGGCAATCTGAATAACACTAGTGTTATCAGCATAAAGAGTGGTAGAAGTAGTTTGGGGAAACCCAAACTCCTCAAGAAGACCGTGTAGCCATACAATTTTAGAACAAGCAGTAGACATGGCACAATAATTTTTGCTCAGTAGAGGATTTAGAAACACGAACTTGTTTCTTACATCTTTAAGAAATTAAGGCATCACCTAAAAACATACACCAACCCGTAATAGATCGACGTATATTCGGACACCCAGCCCAATCAACATCACTATAGGCAACAAGTTGAAGAGAGGAGTTGGTAGGAAAGAACAACCCACGAGTAGGTGAACCTTGAAGATAGCGGATGATGCATCGAACTGCAGCAAGGTGGAGATGCCGAGGAGAAGACATAAACCGACTGACCTAATGAACAGTATAGGATATATCAGGTCGAGTAGTGGTCAAGTAGATAAGACTCCCAACCAGGCGCCGATAGAGAGTAGGATCATCCAGAAGGTCCTCTTCATCTTTCCTGTATTTGACATTTACGTCTATAGGAGTATCAACAGAAGAAGTATCCTCCAAACCAGCCAAAGTGATAAGATATTGAATATGCTTATGTTGGTTCATGAAAATACCATTGGTCTGATGATGAACTTCCAATCCTAAGAAGTATGTGAGCtggccaagatctttcatatgggAAGTTGCATGTAATAGCTGTTGAAGTTTCGTAATCAAACCACAGTCAGTGCcaataatgataatatcatccacataaactaaGAGAATGACTATACCCGACGCAGACAtgtggaagaagagagaagaatcaTACTTACTTTGTGTAAaactgaaggaaagaaatgtaCTGCGAAACTTCTCAAACCAAGCCTAGGGCGCCTGCTTGAGCCCATACAAAGAATGCCTTAACTTACAAATATCATGAGGAGAAGAAGTAGTCATACCAGAGGGAAgcttcatataaatctcttccTGGAGATCACAATGAAGAAAGACatttttcacatccatttgatgCAGTTGCCATGACTGTGAAGCGGCAATAGCTAAGATGGTTCGAATCGTGAtcatttggcaacatgagcaaATGTCTCCTCATAATCAACCACATATTCCTGCTTGTTACCCAAAGTTATGAGGCGAGCTTTGTACCGGTCCAAAGAGCCATCAAAACGAAGTTTTACAGAGAAAACTCATTTACTTCCAATAGGTTTGACTATAGGAGGACAAGGAACAATATCCCAAGTATGATTCTCCTCAAGTGCTTGAAGTTTTTCTTGCATTGCATTTTGTCAACACTCATGTTCTATGGCCTATTTGTAGcaagagagaaaggaaatagtGGATAAAGTAGCGACAATAGAAACATGAGAGAAAAAACCATACCAATCAGGGGGTTGAGAAGGACAAGTAGACCGGCGAAGAGTGGTGGAAGCAGGAGTATGATCTGGCGCTAGGTCAAGATCGGAAGAGGGCACAGAGGATGTGGAACCAGACTCATGTCGACTACGTCTTTCATACATAAAACCAGGTTTAAACATTTCCACAATTGTTGGGGAATCATAAAAACTAGGCAGAAGAGATAAAGATATAGATGACAGCTCAACATGAtatggaaagaaatattgattttaaagaaaatcacattcctAGAAACCCGTATACGACGAGCATGGGCATCATAACAAACATAACTATTTTGAGGGataacataaccaagaaaaacacatttaATAGACTGAGCAATAAGTTTATGGCGTTCATGAGTAGGGAGatgcacaaaacaaacacaaccaaatgTACGAAGATCAGAATATAAATGAGAGTGACCAAACAACTTAAAGAAAGGAGAAACATGATTTAACGTTGAGAGGGTAAGCGATTGATCAAATGAATTGAAGTAGAAAGTATTTCACACCAAAAACGAGGAAGAACAGATGATTCAAGTAAAAGAGTTCTTACCACATAAAAAAATGTGGCGATTTTTCCTCTCAGCAACACCGGTTTGTTGTGGTGTCGAATGACAAGAACGCTGAGAGATGATCCCTTTGCTttgaagaaaatcatgaaactcATTAGACATGTATTTGCCGTTAGAATTAGAGCGCAAGACCTTGATGCTGGCAGAGaattctcagatattctcactatccaaatgtaAGTCTCAAGAAGTGCAAGAAAACGTTTAAAGACTGAAAAAACTTTGGCCTTAGCCCGGAGGAAGTAAACCCAATTAAAGCGACTAAGGtcatcaatgaaagtaacaAAGTACTTGTAATGCGCATGAGAAACAACAGGTGCAATCCCTCAAACATCACTATGAATGATATCGAAACATTGTGAGGCACGAGATGCATGATAAGGAAAATGTAGAACTTTACGTTTGTCAAGTTTGCATGATGtacaatcaaaagaaatatcaagAGAAGAacatactctttttttttaataatctagAATTAAACAAAGTACGAAGTACATCAGAGTTTGCGTGGCCTAGAAGTCTATGCCACATCTAATTTCTAGAACCAACAACATTACATGCAaatgaaagtaaaagaaaactaGGAATAATAGTGAAAGGAGAAACGTGAAAATGAAAGAATCATCCCACTTTAGGCCCATTCGCGATCAACTTTCCCGACACTTGAtcctgcacaacacaaccagAATAGGAGAAATTGacattacaattattatcaaccaattgaccaacaaaaataagatttgtgTTGAGATTAGGAGACACAAAAACATTAGTTAAGGAAGAGGAAAGACCACCAACAATACTGATAGACAGAGAACTGTCATCAGCAGtgttaattttcagatttccaTCATAATTTCTAACATTGGAAAGAGGAACAACAATATTGGTCATATGGTTAGAGGCTCCAGGGTCAAAATACCATGGCTTAGAAAAAACTTTATGATTATCTGAGAGCCCAAAAGcagaaaaagcaaaaatgatCATCTGTTGTACCATTTCAGGAGTGAGTGTGTTCGAGTTTACTAAGGTTGTAGGAGCAGTAATAGGAACAATCGGCGAGGCAACGGGCAATGCAGCAGAACTAAAGGCACCAGTGGAGGCATGAAAAGCATTACCCTGCTTCCTTTCAGGTCGAATGAGACAAGCAGAGATGATATGACCCTGTTTCTTGCAGTAGTTACAGAACTTCTTGGGACAATCCCAAGCAACATGACCAAAAGTTTTACAACTAAAGCACTAGATAGCACACATGTCTCTACCCTTATTCCTCTTCTGTGCTGCATAAGCCACAGAAACAAGTGCACTAACATTGGCCCGATGTTCCATGGCAGCCTGAGTTATGATACACTGCTCCTCACGAATAAGTTCACTCAAACAGGCATCCAAAGATGGTACAAGATGACGATTCATTAGATTAGACCGTGCAATTTCAAAGTCAGGTCGTAGCTTCATCAAGAATTGATCGCCTGCTGGTTGCATGCACTGCTTGGACATCAGATAGAGCTGCAGTGAGAATATTAGCATAAACAATGTCGGAATAATCAGTCCAAAGAGTttgaaaaccagaaaaatattcttcaatTGAGGGACTTCCTTGTGTGAAATTAGCCATCTTATACTACAATTGAAATCGCCTAGCGGAGTTGTCTTGTTTGTAAACCATGTTGAGATAATTCTACATATCAGCAGCAGTTTTATAAGGCCTCAGATTGAGAACAAGATGAGGCTCAACCGAGCTAAGGATCCAAGTCATAACCCAAGCATCCTTAATTTCCCACTTAGACAAAGCCTTGACACATTTAGGTGTGGGATTACTCCCATCAATATGACCCCACAATTCTTTTCCTTtgacaaataatttaaattgaaacTCCTAAgcagaataatttttaatagtaaacctaATATGAAACAATTCCAACTTATCCGATGACATGATACAACCAAGAGACAGAGAGAATATCCCACCAGAAAACTGTAACTTGCATCGTGAAAAAAAATGCACGAACAAACACGcaccagaaaaaaaatattgcattgAAAAGAAGCACAAACCAGGAACGTAATAGAGGGCACCAACGTACTGAGCAGAGCCTGGGATTGCAACAGAGGGCGTCGAAAATGCACCCCTGAACTAGAAACTTGCAACAGAAATCTCAGAAAGCCACAACCAAATAGAAATCAACAATAGAGGCTCCAAAAACAATATCCCATACCTAGAAACAAGACAAAGGGCACCAACAACaaatagaaaaagttgaaaCCAACCTAGACTTCCAGAACAAAACTGGAAAATACAATTGAGGTTGTCGACAGCAAGAACCGAACCAAAAACAGCCGCAGAAGGTGTCGACAGAAACCCAggaaccagaaaaaaaaatccacagaCAACGCCGAAATCACCACATAAACACcccaacagaagaaaaaaaaattaaaacagacAAGTATTTGAAattgctcttgataccatgtcaaaataCTAGAGAAACCATAAAATTGGAAGATAACTTTGGAAAACTTACCCTCTGACTTTAGCCCCTTTCATTATATCGTAAATTTCATCAATACACGGAAGTATATGCTATACACAGAGTCTAATTGATTCTTAATATTCAGCATCTATACATGTTAAGATAATTTGTACAGCTAATATTAACAAAGTCCTAAATTATATAAACTCCCAAAATTGTATAAGGTAACAAATGCATCATCCATGAAAACTTTGAAGTGTGCGGCAATGTCCGTAAACATCAATTCTTATTGTTTCAGTTCCCATCCATGAATACCTCATCCACCGTGAAGTTAAGCTTGATTTGTTATTTGACACTCGAGAAGTTTTTCATGGGGTCGCCATATCATGAATCTTTTCATGTATCAGTCATGCAACTCTTTCTTCATTTTGGGTTGGGAACAATGATATAGACACAAGTTTTATCCAATTATCACTGGACCTACTTATATGACACTTCCATACAATAATACAATTTCATTCACGGGCTTTACATTTTGGACAATGCGTTTTCTTATATACATTCAATGTACTTAGTttctcattttaatatatatatatatatataatatttttacttatcaaaatttttgtttttacatattaaaaaaaaaacaataatacaaTTGCAACTTTTTGATctgtattgaaaatattttattgttatataacaATGCAACAAAGGCAGATTgaataatattgaataaaaGTCATCTTTATAAGTTGTCTTTATCATTTCCCTTTCGGATGTTAGCAGCATGACCTTTCTAGACATACACCAGTGAGGTGACTTGTATGGGATATCTGTTCCTATTTTCACAAACATGATACAGCAGCCAtgtattttcctctttttttcttttgacgcTTTAACATCCACTGGGCGTTaacttttttaaagaagagaGTGAGTGTCCCCTTTACCCGTTGCTTTAGCATCTTTATAATCATTATGGGAACGCATTTCAATTgccaaagtatatatatatgacaataTAATTATTCATTGTGTTCTCTCATTTGATGTCTTCATCATGAAACACTAGTCGCCTTTATGGCTTTACCTTGCTTTAGGTcctattttactttcaaaatgctaGGGAATAATAGAGATACTCTAATTTGTTGATATAGATTGAACCTACTACATCCTCCAAGGCCGAGGCCACCATAAGAGAGGCACGACTTCCTTTGCAAGTATGGTAAAATGGGGTTCTTGTAGCTGAATGTTATGAATGAAAGTGCTTTAATTATGATTCTTCAACAGTTAAATCGAAGCAtgctgatttttttattttaatttattttttattttttattttttttatcttttatttttttcccctcacaAAGCATGCTGATTCCaatatgaaattgaaaatattgacAAATTGTTTCTAGCTTTTTTCTTTGCTTGTCATTTCTCCTTATATGCAAAAGCTCAAACTTGTATTGTTACTAGTCCAAGGCATATAAATCCTTCAAAACTAACTTCCTTGGACTCCAAGACTCCCCCACATGTTTCGTAGCAATTTgttaatgaaaaatactttagtcataaatagattacagaaaaataaactcaaaaattgatgtgatttgatgtaatatgtcagattataaaattatttttattgtaaaataaaccTAACAGATTAcatgaaatcacatcaatttataaatttatttttatatatataatacttttctTTGTTTATATGTTGTAGGATGGCTTTTATGAGTTGGTTGCCTACCTAATGGAAAAGATGAGATCCTGTCCTTTTCCACATGTTGCCTTAGGGATAGATCGTATTACTGTCCACATGTCACTTTGCACGGCAGGATCAGTCATCGACAAATGGCTACATTCTCACCACAAGAAGATGTCCGATCGTATTGGCCGTGGCTGTCTTCCCACCCTAAGACGAATGATTAACTCCCAGGAAGAAGGAATCAAGACAAATCAATGGGTTAGTAAATAAGCATGAAAACAATAAGACATGTAGTTTAGCAGTAATGACAAAATGAGAATAAGAACAACAAGACATGTAGTTCAGGAGGTTAGCAAAAAAGGAACAAGCAATTTTGCggtaaaaatactaaaaaaaacaagaagaatagttaaggaagttaGCAAATAAGTCAAAAGAGCAATAagaaacaattatatataatgtggtGAAACAGCAAGTAGGGCATGCAGAGAGAAGAGACGACTAAGTTCTGTagaattaacaaaattattatagtggaagaaataattaatagttCTCAAGTAATAACAAAAGTAGAGTGggtagaaataattaatatttctgcgaaaataaataaaatagagcaagaggaaagagagagtgatgaggAAAGTGTCATACTGAGATATTCTCGGCCATAAACgaggattattaataaaatttaaagattcttttattttaatagaaaggaaagaaaaatctcTCTTTATCACCATCCTGAAAAAAATTCTACGCATCATTCTAAAtatcacacaattttttttctctaacaaGTATTTGTTGTAAGGATGAtcagtagaataattcaattaatttagcatgaataaaagaaaaaataaaaaatatatgatgtgtagtgtgtgggatgatgagtaacaaaactataatacaataaattaatattattaaaattttattttcatatttaataaaaacattattatatttaaaactatttataaattgtgaatatattgCAAGTCTATCACTACttttatttaacatataaaataagatttttttttttttttattggtactgGTTGTTAGAGAACAAAATCTCCATTCGGTAAGAAGTTTTTCACAAGTATATTTCgaataattcaaagaaaaactCCAATGACTCCTAAAATTATTTGCAACCAAAAATTCCAACCAATCCCTGAGGGTATataaaataaggaaataaaTGCAAGGAAAACAAGAATTAATAGAGTGGTCTCGATCACCTAAAATTATTAGCCACGAAACTTCCATTTTAGCCAAAGAAAATGGTCAACAGATTTttagtagagagagagagagagcaccgTGTGGCAAGTTGGCAACTTGTTTTTGTTGGGAAAatgtacaattaaaaaatacaatcaaCCCATCAAAGTGCGAAGAGCTCCTGACATCTTTGAATTGTATTTTGGTGTTTGTGAATACATATTCCCGTAAATGTATctaaagttttgattttgaaaaagtgttatatccataaatttttcttgtaaaagtaAGCTTATAAACTAATGTGGCTTCAtgtaatatatcaaatttatttaatttataatttgacataatataacaagtcatattaatttatgaatttacttttatatgatttattggtagacaatcatttttcttaaattttaccTCCAAAGATATCTCCATCAGGCAACCATAGAAATGAAGTTGATCTATCAACTAATCTTTCGAGTAAAAGAAAGAAGGTTGAGTCAAATCATTTACCTATATTAGACGTCGCAATCCTAATTTCTTACCCAAATTAATATTGCATAAAATCCGATACTATCTATTAAGAATAATGATActtattatttcaatttctatcatcttttcatcatcttataatgtgatattatgtgattagaaattatttattatattttatttgtaaatttatcatctaatattttattatgggATGATACGAA
Above is a genomic segment from Juglans microcarpa x Juglans regia isolate MS1-56 chromosome 1D, Jm3101_v1.0, whole genome shotgun sequence containing:
- the LOC121245940 gene encoding uncharacterized mitochondrial protein AtMg00810-like, coding for MSASGIVILLVYVDDIIIIGTDCGLITKLQQLLHATSHMKDLGQLTYFLGLEVHHQTNGIFMNQHKHIQYLITLAGLEDTSSVDTPIDVNVKYRKDEEDLLDDPTLYRRLVGSLIYLTTTRPDISYTVH
- the LOC121266397 gene encoding mitochondrial import inner membrane translocase subunit PAM16 like 2, translating into MAAKILANLIVMGSGILARAVVQAYRQALANASKSGVAQETLQNSVRRASKAMTEQEARQILGVSEQTAWEEILKKYDTLFERNAKNGSFYLQSKVHRAKECLESVYRDKGQGTPS